One region of Roseovarius faecimaris genomic DNA includes:
- the clpB gene encoding ATP-dependent chaperone ClpB gives MDLNKFTERSRGFIQAAQTIAMRESHQKLAPEHILKALMDDDQGLASNLIKRAGGDPARVVQALELAMGKIPKVSGDAGQVYMDSQTGKVLGEAEEMAKKAGDSFVPVERILTALAMVKSPAKDALDQGGVNAQALNAAINDIRKGRTADTASAEDTYEALEKYALDLTKAAREGKIDPIIGRDDEIRRAMQVLSRRTKNNPVLIGEPGVGKTAIAEGLALRIVNGDVPESLQNKRLLSLDMGALIAGAKYRGEFEERLKAVLNEVTAAAGEIILFIDEMHTLVGAGKSDGAMDAANLIKPALARGELHCIGATTLDEYRKHVEKDAALARRFQPLVIEEPTVEDTISILRGIKEKYELHHGVRISDSALVTAATLSHRYITDRFLPDKAIDLMDEAASRLRMEVDSKPEELDALDREILQKQIEAEALKKEDDAASKDRLEKLEKELSDLQEKSSEMTAQWQSERDKLASARDLKEQLDRARIELENAKRAGDLAKAGELSYGVIPGLEKQLADAEQAEENGVMVEEAVRPEQIAQVVERWTGIPTAKMLEGEREKLLGMEENLHRRVIGQDAAVKAVANAVRRARAGLNDENRPLGSFLFLGPTGVGKTELTKAVAEFLFDDDSAMVRIDMSEFMEKHSVARLIGAPPGYVGYDEGGVLTEAVRRRPYQVILFDEVEKAHPEVFNVLLQVLDDGVLTDGQGRTVDFKQTLIILTSNLGSQALSQLPEGSDAAEAKRDVMDAVRAHFRPEFLNRLDEIVVFDRLTRGNMDGIVDIQMARLLKRLASRKITLDLDDAARKWLADEGYDPVYGARPLKRVIQKALQDPLAEALLAGDILDGSTVTVSAGADGLIIGDRVGSTNQQPPQDAVVH, from the coding sequence ATGGACTTGAACAAGTTCACGGAGCGGTCGCGCGGCTTTATTCAGGCTGCCCAGACGATCGCCATGCGGGAAAGCCACCAGAAACTGGCCCCCGAACACATTCTGAAAGCATTGATGGACGATGATCAGGGGCTTGCGAGCAACCTGATCAAACGCGCGGGCGGTGACCCGGCACGCGTGGTACAGGCACTTGAGCTGGCCATGGGCAAGATTCCGAAAGTCTCGGGCGATGCGGGCCAGGTCTATATGGACAGCCAAACCGGCAAGGTGCTGGGCGAGGCCGAAGAGATGGCCAAGAAGGCCGGGGACAGCTTTGTTCCCGTGGAGCGGATTTTGACCGCGCTGGCGATGGTCAAAAGCCCGGCCAAAGACGCGCTGGATCAGGGCGGGGTGAACGCTCAGGCGCTCAACGCCGCGATCAACGACATTCGGAAGGGTCGCACGGCCGACACGGCCAGTGCCGAAGACACTTATGAAGCGCTGGAGAAATATGCGCTGGACCTGACCAAGGCCGCGCGGGAAGGCAAGATCGACCCGATCATTGGCCGTGACGATGAAATTCGCCGCGCCATGCAGGTGCTGTCGCGCCGGACCAAGAACAACCCCGTTCTGATTGGTGAGCCTGGCGTGGGTAAAACCGCGATTGCCGAAGGGCTCGCGCTGCGCATCGTCAATGGCGATGTGCCGGAGAGCCTGCAGAACAAGCGGCTTTTGTCGCTCGACATGGGCGCACTTATCGCCGGGGCGAAGTATCGTGGTGAGTTCGAAGAGCGGCTGAAAGCCGTGCTGAACGAAGTGACCGCCGCGGCGGGTGAGATCATCCTTTTCATCGACGAAATGCACACCCTGGTGGGGGCAGGTAAAAGCGATGGCGCGATGGATGCCGCAAACCTGATCAAACCGGCACTGGCACGCGGGGAGCTGCATTGTATCGGTGCAACTACACTGGATGAGTATCGCAAGCATGTGGAAAAGGACGCGGCGCTCGCCCGCCGGTTCCAGCCGCTTGTGATCGAAGAGCCGACGGTCGAGGACACGATCAGCATCCTGCGCGGGATCAAGGAGAAATACGAGTTGCACCATGGCGTGCGCATCTCTGACAGCGCGCTGGTGACGGCGGCGACGCTCAGCCACCGCTACATCACCGACCGGTTCCTGCCGGACAAGGCGATCGACCTGATGGACGAAGCCGCCAGCCGTCTGCGCATGGAAGTGGACAGCAAGCCCGAGGAGCTTGATGCGCTGGATCGTGAGATCCTGCAAAAGCAGATCGAGGCCGAAGCGCTGAAGAAAGAGGACGATGCTGCCTCCAAGGACCGGCTGGAAAAGCTGGAAAAGGAGCTTTCGGACTTGCAGGAGAAATCCAGCGAGATGACGGCGCAATGGCAGTCAGAGCGTGACAAGCTGGCCTCTGCCCGCGACCTCAAGGAACAGCTGGACCGTGCACGGATCGAGCTGGAAAACGCGAAGCGGGCAGGCGATCTGGCCAAGGCCGGGGAGCTGTCCTATGGCGTTATTCCGGGTCTGGAAAAGCAGCTTGCCGATGCTGAACAGGCCGAGGAAAACGGCGTGATGGTCGAAGAGGCCGTGCGCCCCGAGCAGATCGCGCAGGTGGTCGAGCGCTGGACGGGTATTCCGACTGCGAAGATGCTGGAAGGCGAACGCGAGAAGCTTCTCGGTATGGAAGAGAACCTGCACCGCCGGGTGATCGGTCAGGATGCAGCCGTGAAGGCCGTGGCCAATGCCGTGCGCCGCGCACGGGCCGGGCTCAATGATGAGAACCGCCCGCTTGGGTCGTTCCTCTTCCTTGGTCCAACCGGCGTCGGCAAGACCGAACTGACCAAGGCTGTGGCCGAGTTTCTCTTTGACGATGACAGCGCCATGGTGCGTATCGATATGTCGGAGTTCATGGAGAAGCACTCGGTCGCGCGTCTGATCGGTGCGCCTCCGGGCTATGTCGGCTATGATGAAGGCGGCGTGCTGACCGAAGCCGTGCGTCGGCGGCCCTATCAGGTGATCCTGTTCGATGAGGTCGAAAAGGCGCATCCGGAGGTGTTCAACGTTCTTTTGCAGGTGCTCGATGACGGCGTGCTGACCGATGGCCAGGGCCGTACCGTGGACTTCAAGCAGACGCTGATCATTCTGACGTCGAACCTTGGCAGCCAGGCGCTGAGCCAGTTGCCGGAGGGGTCGGATGCGGCAGAGGCCAAGCGCGATGTGATGGATGCGGTCCGGGCTCACTTCCGGCCGGAGTTCCTGAACCGGCTCGACGAGATTGTCGTCTTCGATCGGCTGACGCGTGGCAATATGGACGGAATCGTCGATATCCAGATGGCCCGGCTGCTCAAGCGGCTCGCAAGCCGCAAGATCACGCTGGATCTGGATGACGCAGCCCGCAAATGGCTTGCCGACGAGGGCTATGATCCGGTTTATGGTGCGCGGCCGTTGAAGCGGGTGATCCAGAAGGCGCTTCAGG